Genomic segment of Mercurialis annua linkage group LG6, ddMerAnnu1.2, whole genome shotgun sequence:
ttatatttcaaacttttctttcgcacgatttagtccatagctaaatcgataaactcttctattataacttatacgtattatttatatccaataaataatacgaagctcgatattaatactttcccgtcaaaatctacaaatttccattttcgacacaaagtggctaaattaccactttggtccctgtaccttattttgtacctttcttgacatttttcctcttAAATCCAACTCGaacttttgaaattgaaatatattattaaattcctcgcgtataatcctttccaaaatcgacctacttaaaatttatttatctttatattttttttttggaaaactttccgataacgcCTCTCGggcgagtccaaactggacacgtggtccagttagctaattaattattttggggtattacacatttaatgtaatatgaagatataaaaataaagttactaatttttttaaacaatgtgTCATGagaattttatcaattagaatAAGACAAagggagtattatttttcaataaaataaaaaaatagatacttcttttgtcccataaaaataaaaaaacttgtcatttttttatctcataaaaatagaaacaatagtcacatttattgtcaattttagataaaattattaaactacCCTCATAGTTTTATTATATGAGTATTAAATGTACCGGCTTTCTAGTGACTCACTCTTAAAAGCTTTAAAGAGAAGAGAATCAATTTTTGCACTCCACTAGCTTATAATTGCACTCCAAACTTTTATCAAAGTACTAATATACCCCTTCATTGtttttatccttttattttGTCTGACCCgtcaattattatttgttttccaATTTATATTCTTTGGAGCcgttttatttatacttttatatcTTTCCTGTCAACTGATAAACAATCTAAtatattaatatgtattttataatatagtttaaaatttaaattttttaagtttaagtgttatgttaaactttttattacaaattagTCAATTTATACttgatttaatataatttttttatagctatagatgattttaatttatcatcATTTATTCACGACAAATTCTATGTATACTGATTATTAAATACTTTCATGTCTATTGACATATTATGAAGTCCATCAAAATCTTAAACTTACTAACACAAgtttttatactaaatttagTAGCTAAATCAAAAtagtagtaataataaaaataattcatacatttttaatactaaattacaattttaaattaaaatattaaaataaaatatttaattaaattaaattagtgatATAAATGACATACATATATTTAGGTCATcgtaaaagaaataatttttgttGTAGGTGTTTCtaatctaaactcatttttatattttgaaaaaataattaacgaAATAATTAACTTTAGATTCctaaaacaaaagtttaaaattatataaaagtgTGAATATTAAGTATTGGAGTGCATAAATCGCTACcctaaaaagaattaaaatactattttttttatcgttaTTAGAAAGAAAGAGTATAAATTTGAATGAATGAAGACAATGATTTTTCAATTAGAAACCGAAGATCACCATCCATTAAATTGAAACTGAAggtgattaaaaataaattgttgaaaatataaatccactattaataaatttgaaagacAAAGTAGGTATGAAAAAGAAGCTCATTTAGGCTTGCTTGCTCGATTTTACTAAATCGATTTCGAGTTCGAGTTAATTTCGAATAACTCACGAGTAGCTCAACTGGTCTATATCTCGACTCACACAGATACAAgtataattaatcaatttgaaagattaaatggataaagaCATttctattttgttaattttgaccAAATTGCAAGTATGTTTTCATTTACCAAAACTAGAGTAATATATTAAGGAAAAATCGAAATACATGGGAATTGCGAATATGCTACTTGACTTGACAAGTTTCATAAGcatatttctttctttatttgatttatttataagCAAATCAAAAATCACATATCACACCTTATCCAAAGTGGATCATCAGTCTTCCCGGTTAGCTTATCTTCATCCTCTTCATTCAAACACAAATCACCCAAATCCAGCTCACCACCTGTGTGCCACGCCGGCGTGCCATTCTCGTAGCCATTCCACGTCAGCCTCCTTAACCCACTGCCATCCAGCCTCACCACAAATAAATCCCCATACGGCTGAAAATGATTGGGCAACGACACTGGCTCAGCTGTCACACTCCCTACGTTTCCGGCAAACAAAAGCCACTCTCCATCTCTACTAAAACACACGTGGTTCAATCTCTCTCTGTCAGCATCATTCGATCCTTCTGGTCCGGCCACGTGGATTCTCTTCAAATCAGAGCCGTCAGGTTTGACTACGTATATGCTAAACGCTTCAACATTATTCGGAATATGCCTGTTCGATGAGAACACTATCAAATCTCCTTTTGCAGACCAGCTAGGCATTGTGTCAATCCATGGCCCATCCGTTAGCTGACGTATGCTGCCGTTAAACTCACCGTCAAAAGCGTCCATAATATACAGATTCTTATAGCCATTCCGGCCAGACCGGAACACAAGAGTTTTCCCGTCCGGTGAGCATGATGCGAAGGCGTTATTACCTGTGTCTTCTCTTGTCAACATTTTTACATCACATGGGATTTCGTTGCTGTCGGGCTTTAGATCAGATGGATCGAAGGTGACGCGTGCAATCTGAACCGCTGTTTTGGCTTGCTCAAATATTGGACCGACAGATGTATAGATGACGTGTTTCTCTGTTGGACTCCATGAGTTGTAGAAGGCTACACGGTCTTTGATTAGAGTCCATCGGTTGGAACCGTTGGATTTCATGATCTTTAAACCTCCATTTGAATTGATAAAATCAGGATTGTAGGCGATTAAATCACCGGCTGGAGAAAACGAGGGAAATGATCCGTTGAGTCGCAGCATTCGTAAATCTTTGATCGGAGATTTAACTGGTTCGAGGTTGCGAACCGTGGTCTCTCCAGGTCTTGATTCACCTCTAAAACGATGGTACCCGAGAACCAGAAAATCGGAAGAAACAAACGGATTATAGTGGTGAAAACTCGGGTTGAGTAAATCAGTAACTGGATAAAATGTGCTTGAACCAACGTCAAATATCTCAATGTGTCTGTAATTCTTGTTACGTCGTCTCGTCGCAACAGCGATTCGTTTGCCATCCTGAAATGCTGCCGGGGTGAAGCAGTGAACACCGGGTGGAGTAACTCGAACTGGAGTGTTCAGAAACCCGGAAATATCATTCAAATTATCCGGGAATTTGACCTGAAAAATGCTCCACCAGCCATCATCAGCTTGGCGGTGGAAATAAATGATGGAATCA
This window contains:
- the LOC126686475 gene encoding uncharacterized protein LOC126686475, which produces MDNPSGTVLFTTVARPTYGFDVFSIKLSSDFNFSNSDEHRLTDGVSINYNAQFINTHQQDQDQTQSIVFISERLGCPAIYLSKPELSTPEQLSLVTESIFHDRPVVKDDRLYFISAHENPDQLFKSWSALYSCHLHLNDSNGKDITRLTPRGVVDFSPAVSRSGEYIAVASYGSRPWEGEFHELKTDIVAFKASDPEKRVVVCERGGWPSWSGDSIIYFHRQADDGWWSIFQVKFPDNLNDISGFLNTPVRVTPPGVHCFTPAAFQDGKRIAVATRRRNKNYRHIEIFDVGSSTFYPVTDLLNPSFHHYNPFVSSDFLVLGYHRFRGESRPGETTVRNLEPVKSPIKDLRMLRLNGSFPSFSPAGDLIAYNPDFINSNGGLKIMKSNGSNRWTLIKDRVAFYNSWSPTEKHVIYTSVGPIFEQAKTAVQIARVTFDPSDLKPDSNEIPCDVKMLTREDTGNNAFASCSPDGKTLVFRSGRNGYKNLYIMDAFDGEFNGSIRQLTDGPWIDTMPSWSAKGDLIVFSSNRHIPNNVEAFSIYVVKPDGSDLKRIHVAGPEGSNDADRERLNHVCFSRDGEWLLFAGNVGSVTAEPVSLPNHFQPYGDLFVVRLDGSGLRRLTWNGYENGTPAWHTGGELDLGDLCLNEEDEDKLTGKTDDPLWIRCDM